A segment of the Arachis hypogaea cultivar Tifrunner chromosome 5, arahy.Tifrunner.gnm2.J5K5, whole genome shotgun sequence genome:
CTTGATGGTAGATGTGAGTAAGAAAGAGTCTTCATAATATGCTTTGATTTTAGGatcattttattgctttttcctaATGTAGTCATAATGTTGCAGCAACTAATTTGAGATCTTAATAATGTCCTTATCATTGATTATATCATTTTTCCAGGCTCCTAGACTAATCAAAGAGTAATTATTGGACAAAAGGAATGGAATAATTTAATTTCATTGTCCTCAAAGTAGAtggtatatataaataaatataaatatatatatatatatatatacactccaACATAACAATCTCTATAGACACATAATGAAAGGAACATTGAACTAAATTTTGCATGACATAAAATTAAACTCAGATCACACAGTTGTATTGATATATGAATGGGAAGAGATGAAAGAAATGCACAAATAGTAATTCACATCTTTGATTTCCAAACAGGCTTTTTTGCTTGAATGAGAGGCATTAGAAACAACCAAGGAGTTTCTTTGGAGCAGTTCCAGTAGCCCTATACTTTGCAGCTACCTCCTCTGCCTTCAAGAGATCCTCTCCTTTTTTAGCTTCAATGATAGCTCTCTTTTCTTCAGCTTCTTTGTGGATTGCAGctattttgttctttattttctctgcATATTCTGCCTTTTTCTTCTCTAGTTGCTCCTACTCACATGTGAAAAAATTTGTCAACTTAGATTCCTCTCTTTTTCCATAAAAAATCCCAAGAAAGTGATATAAAATAAGCCACAATTTGGTATTTAAATCTAAGTGGTCCCTCAAATTGGCTGACTGCATGCATTGAAATAGTTCTCGAGATTAGCAAAAGTGCATCATGTTAGTCTCGTCATGCCGTTAGAGACTAACGTGGTTTTTTTTGTCAATCTTAAGGACGTAATTGATGTGATTAAAATATCAGAGACTTATTTTAATGCATCCGATCAATTTCGAGGACTACTTTGAGGATTAACTACTATTTATTTGCTTGTAGGATCAATTCTaataaaacagaaagagaaaAGAACTAATGAAATGAATTCttacttcaatttttttcaactCAGCCTCCACAGAAGCTTTCTTGCTGTTCTCCCATGCAGAAATGGCTGAAAGCTTCTTGTGAGCCCTGCTCAACGTTTTCATTTCAATTAGTATTCAAAACATTATTAAATAAAGCCAAAGAACAAAAGAATATGATAAACTAATATGAATGCCTAATGCTAAATTAGCAAAAACAAAGCTACTTTCTAATAGAAAATTTTCATTCAAAAGACCAAAAGAAGAACAAGATGTTTTCATTTGAAGCAAGGAATTGATGCTCTTACTTGTTTTCTGCTTTTGACTTTTCACTTTCTTCCCATGCTTTGACTAGTGATAGCCTCTTCTCTGTTGCAACTCTTGCAAGCACAGCATCTACAAAccccaaagaaaaaagaaaaaaagaaaaaacatgttTCATAATCTGTAATTTGAAGATAATGTTGCATAAAAGAGAAACCAAAATTCACAAAGAAAATCGACATACCTCGGTCAACGGAGCCCTCAGATGGTTTCTCTTCAACAAGAGGCTCTGGCAATCaccaaattaacaagaataaacaTAACAAAAACAATTAACATCAACTTATGATTGTGATTATACTCATGTTTATGAACTAAACTGCATGGTGAAAGTTTAGAAAGTTTGAGCTAAATGAATTCTTTGCTAATAGAAGAATCAATCTCTCTGCTAATAGAAGCTGAAGGGTGCAGAGTAATTCAACTTAAATAGGAAAATTCTAGCAAAAAGTTAACACataaaagaacaagaacaaaaaagaaTCAAATACAATTTCTAATTCTATTtccaaaagggggaagatatATGATAAAATAACAACAACCTATTCTATAGAATTATAACAATTAAAAATTTCAGTGATTTTTATACTTTTTGGGAAAGAAGAGAAATATAATATCTATAAACACCATGATGCAAGATTTTTGTTTTGGCActaaaatttggaaaaaaaacaACCTTGTAAGTTGAAATTCAGAAGAACAACAGAAAAATATAAACAACACTTGCTCACAACCAAACATATATTAATcattaataaaagaatagaaaCAAGAATCCTTTTGGagcatataatataataataaaaagggtAGTAGTTATAGTATATATAATTAGATATCATACTCTCAACTAGAACAAGAGCCTTGGATTCATCAGGCTTGGTATCTGGAATTACAGATTTCTCCTCAGCCACATCCTTAGAAGCTTCATGAACATGTTCTTCATGAGAAGGAGCCTCAGTTGTAGCAGCTGGAGAAGGATCATCAGAAGAAGGTTTTTGAGATTCCACACTAGTTTGAGGTTGCTCTTCtgtcatttttctttaccaataAGAGAGCTCAGTTTAGTTTACAAAATTGAATTATATGTAACACAAAACAAAGAAAGCAGTTTCACTTACTTCAAAgttgaaagaaagagagagagagaaataaggGGTTGGTTGAGATATTATGGTTGTAGCTGTTAAATGAAGAATATGAAGAAGGATTTTTCTGATTTCTTAGGGGGTGTGTTAGGTACAAATTGGCCTCAGAATGAGTTGGCACAGTAACAGATTATGGAGTATGAAAGCAGCTCCACATGCTATCTTCcaatcaaattatttatatacacAAAACAACACCAAAATGGATAACCAAACTTCAAAGTTTCAATCACTCTTTTACACATACCCCTTTCTGGgctccattttcttttttttttttccccttgtTTCATCATTTTTCTCCTTTGAGTTTCCATGTATGATTCATTGAGAtaggattaaaatgaaaaataaaaaaagtaatttgATTGCCATAATTGttaatacacaaaaatatatatgataactatttttaataagcaacataattttgaatttagttgcattcaatttgatttatcattcttttttctttaagatttttcttcatttttcgaccacgcaccgttggatgaataccttTAGTGCAGTATTTTTGGAAAATCCCCACTTTTTATTATGCTGTCCTGCTTTTGGACATCTTTATatttcatttttcaataattaatgaaatataccctaaaaaaaaacataattttgaaTTGAGAAAAGTATAACTATTAGTGAGacataaagtatatttttatcgTTGAagtttgtcaaaaattttaaaaatatctttaacttttattttattttaattttatctttgaataagtttcaatttatatcaaatatactcctaatagctaaatttttaaaaaatttagaatcaatcCAGTAATAACGTATGACATTTATGTCTGATTTGTTTATGTTAAaggttatttttgtaaaattattgttaaatttatcataaaaaattagtCGTAAggagtatatttgatacaaataaaaaattttttgagacaacattaaaataaaataaaatttaaaggtattatttttttaaatttttaataaattttaaaaataaaaaatactttattctgggagagaaaagaaaaaaccgTAGATAACAAAGATGGAatcaattctaattagatgaataTGAATATTAGTCTAGTGGAAGGGTTACATAgctctaataaaaaaaaaaactcaaacctAAAGGTTctcaaaacaaaataatatttgataATGAATACTCAATTATATTCGAGATTTTATT
Coding sequences within it:
- the LOC112802846 gene encoding remorin, giving the protein MTEEQPQTSVESQKPSSDDPSPAATTEAPSHEEHVHEASKDVAEEKSVIPDTKPDESKALVLVEKPLVEEKPSEGSVDRDAVLARVATEKRLSLVKAWEESEKSKAENKAHKKLSAISAWENSKKASVEAELKKIEEQLEKKKAEYAEKIKNKIAAIHKEAEEKRAIIEAKKGEDLLKAEEVAAKYRATGTAPKKLLGCF